A genomic stretch from Helianthus annuus cultivar XRQ/B chromosome 1, HanXRQr2.0-SUNRISE, whole genome shotgun sequence includes:
- the LOC110922119 gene encoding 17.3 kDa class I heat shock protein has product MSIVPSLFGGRRSSIFDPFSLDVWDPFRDFPLSSSSDVSRETSALVNARVDWKETPEAHMFKADLPGIKKEEVKVEVEDGNILQITGERNVEKEDKNDKWHRVERSSGKFTRRFRLPENAKMDQVKAAMENGVLTITVPKEEVKKPDVKSIEISG; this is encoded by the coding sequence ATGTCGATCGTCCCCAGCTTGTTCGGTGGCCGAAGGAGCAGCATCTTCGACCCCTTTTCCCTCGACGTTTGGGACCCGTTCAGAGACTTTCCCCTCTCATCTTCCTCTGATGTTTCAAGGGAAACTTCTGCACTGGTAAACGCCCGTGTGGATTGGAAGGAAACGCCAGAAGCTCATATGTTCAAGGCCGATCTTCCTGGGATCAAGAAAGAAGAAGTGAAGGTGGAGGTAGAAGACGGAAACATCTTACAGATCACCGGTGAGAGGAACGTCGAGAAAGAAGATAAGAATGATAAATGGCATCGGGTAGAACGAAGCAGCGGGAAGTTCACGAGGAGGTTCAGGTTGCCGGAGAATGCTAAGATGGATCAGGTGAAGGCGGCCATGGAAAACGGGGTGCTTACAATTACGGTGCCCAAAGAAGAAGTGAAGAAGCCTGATGTGAAATCTATCGAAATTTCTGGTTAG